The following coding sequences are from one Candidatus Cloacimonadaceae bacterium window:
- a CDS encoding PorV/PorQ family protein: protein MKKYIITIIALSLLFLPAVIFATPFGKTGTAGLQFLKLGVDARAIGMGEAYTAVTDDVSSVFWNPAGLAPSYQNQAFFSHTNWPANIMHEFAAATYTNRVSTFALYGSVLHMDKIDITDEDPFGPTGEQFTNSSIAFGLCYAKQFTNKFSAGGGVKYLRENLYEFSVNSYAFDLGSMYNTGWKNVKIGMALRNFGPDIRYRVDDDEDGSIDEDPFDLFDNDGDGIIDEDSNEIDSKIPMSFSLGISGDLMRSDLSYWIASLQLDNVIDRKETWNLGTEYKLGNLFLRSGYQINYDTNGLSAGIGYQIPTRVAIFNIDYAYTDMGYLAESFFKSAHRVSLKMRY, encoded by the coding sequence GTGAAAAAGTACATCATTACGATTATCGCTCTCAGCCTGCTGTTCCTTCCCGCGGTCATTTTTGCCACACCTTTTGGCAAAACTGGAACCGCCGGACTGCAATTCCTCAAGCTGGGCGTCGATGCCCGCGCCATCGGTATGGGCGAAGCATACACGGCTGTCACGGACGATGTGTCCTCGGTTTTTTGGAATCCTGCCGGTCTGGCACCTTCCTATCAAAACCAAGCCTTCTTCTCACATACGAACTGGCCCGCAAACATCATGCACGAGTTCGCCGCCGCTACCTATACAAACAGGGTTTCGACCTTTGCTTTATATGGCTCCGTGCTGCATATGGACAAGATCGACATCACCGATGAGGACCCTTTTGGCCCCACCGGTGAGCAATTTACCAACAGCAGTATCGCCTTTGGCTTATGCTATGCAAAGCAATTCACAAACAAGTTTTCCGCCGGCGGCGGGGTCAAGTATTTGCGCGAAAACCTCTATGAGTTTTCCGTGAACAGCTATGCTTTCGATCTCGGCTCGATGTATAACACCGGCTGGAAAAACGTCAAGATCGGCATGGCTTTGCGAAACTTCGGTCCGGACATCCGCTATCGCGTAGACGACGATGAAGACGGCTCCATCGATGAAGATCCCTTCGACCTGTTTGACAACGACGGAGACGGTATCATCGACGAAGACAGTAACGAAATCGACAGCAAGATACCAATGAGCTTCTCACTGGGTATCAGCGGTGATCTGATGCGCAGCGATTTGTCCTATTGGATCGCATCCCTGCAGCTTGATAACGTAATCGATCGCAAGGAAACCTGGAATTTGGGAACCGAATACAAATTGGGCAACCTCTTCCTGCGTAGCGGTTATCAAATCAATTACGACACCAACGGTCTCAGCGCCGGCATCGGCTACCAGATCCCCACCCGGGTTGCCATCTTCAATATTGATTATGCCTACACGGACATGGGATATCTCGCCGAGAGCTTCTTCAAAAGCGCTCATCGAGTGTCCCTAAAAATGAGATACTAA